A segment of the Thermomicrobiales bacterium genome:
TCAGCGCGCCCGGCAGCCTGCGTCAGATCGTTACGGTGAACCCGGAATTCATCGTTGAGGCGCGCAAAAATCCGACGTTCGCGGCAGTCCTCGCTGAGGCAGACGTGGCGACTGCCGACGGCATCGGCATCGTGCTGGCAGCGCGCGTGCTCGGCGAGACGATCGGGCCGCGCGTCACCGGCGTCGCACTGACCGAGGGCATCGCGACACTGCGGCACCCTGCCGCGCGCGTCTTCCTGCTCGGTGCCGGGCCAGGCATCGCCGCCGAAGCGGCCGCGCGACTGGTCGAACGCTTCCCCGACGTCGTGGTCGTCGGTACACACTCCGGCTCGCCGGACGACGACGGATTTGCTGAAATCGAGCGCAGGCTGGTCGAAGCGCAGCCAACGATTCTGCTCGTCGCGTTCGGGCATCCACGACAGGATCTCTGGATCGCGCGGCATCGGGAGCGGCTGGCTCAGCATGGCATACTGGTCGCGGCCGGTATCGGCGGGACACTCGATTTTCTGTCTGGCCATGTCCGGCGCGCGCCATCCTGGGTTCGCCGTATCGGACTGGAATGGCTCTATCGGCTGATCAGCCAGCCGTGGCGCTGGCGGCGGCAGCTCGCGCTGCCCGTCTTTGTCGCACTCGTCGCCCGCGAACGACTGCGGGGGGCGCTGGGTCGGACAGGCAACGGACGACAGGCAGGCCGACG
Coding sequences within it:
- a CDS encoding WecB/TagA/CpsF family glycosyltransferase; the encoded protein is MARADILGVAVDAVDLDAVIARINGWLSAPGSLRQIVTVNPEFIVEARKNPTFAAVLAEADVATADGIGIVLAARVLGETIGPRVTGVALTEGIATLRHPAARVFLLGAGPGIAAEAAARLVERFPDVVVVGTHSGSPDDDGFAEIERRLVEAQPTILLVAFGHPRQDLWIARHRERLAQHGILVAAGIGGTLDFLSGHVRRAPSWVRRIGLEWLYRLISQPWRWRRQLALPVFVALVARERLRGALGRTGNGRQAGRRSQ